The genomic interval CGGATGTGACCACCACCCACAGGTCCTGACAACATCTCCTCACACACTGGCTCCCAAACCACTCCCAACACTTTCCTTTTCACCAGATGCTTGCTTATTTTCACGGCCCCTCCCAAGACAGCCTGCAAAGAGCTGCCTGAGGAGGGCACCCAAAATGACAGCCCTGCAAGGGTGGAGACACCGAGGCGGGCACTGGAAATGGAGCCACACACGTGGAGGCCCAGCAGCAACCTGCCTCCTGCAGGTGCGTGGAGCTCCCGGGGATGCAGAGGAGGGGCTGTCAGCCACATGGATAGCCTCTACCATCTTCCCCACCACCCTGCAACTACCCACCCGGCTTACGCACCCCAACCAAGCCCACTGACTAGGAACCAGGGGTGTGCAGGCCTGGGCCCCCTTCCTTGACAGAACCCAGTGCATCCCTCCTGCTGTGCTGCAGGGCCCAAGGAGGGCAAAGGGGAGAGCAAGAGAGGGGAGTGACTTGGGGGGCGGGCAGGTAGCAGGgctgtgggagggagagggaggctcagCCCCACCCCTGCACATGGGCACCTGCCCAGCAACTgggcttcccaatccagggggcgCCGAGGGCTCCGGGTCTGCAGCTGCTCCCTGCCACCCCTGACCCCCTGCCTAGGGACTGTTCTAAAGGACCCAGGCCTAAGTCAGCATCCTCAGGAACGAATGTGGACACAGCACGGCCAGCACCGCCGGGGGTCCCCTGAGCCTGGTCTGGACGCGGCCAGCTCCTGCTTCCCCCTCTGCTGCAGTGCCTCCGCCCCACGCCCTGGGGTGGTCTCAGAGCTTACAGAACTTCCCTCCCTGCCATCTCTGCATTTCTGCTACCCTCCTACCTGGGGCCCCGCGTTCATGTTCTGACTTGGCCAGTGTCGAACAGCCTCCTCTGAGCGTGGACCAGAGCCACCCCAGCTCTCGGGAGACACCCAGGGCACCGGCTGGGCCTCTGCCTCGGGGGTGCCCATGACGCTGGGCCGCTCACTACGGTCAGATCCCCTCACGCTGGGAGACAGACTCAGGAGGTACCACTCCCACGTCCCTTGTGTCCCAAGGCTCCACTTTGCCGAGACCCAGTCTGTCTTCTGAGACGCCAGGGGCCAAGGCTGGGTCTCCATCTTGCCTCTACCTAGAACTGAACTCCCTGTTAGGATTctgacacacacaccccactgcCAGCACCACCTCCAGTAAGACTGCCAGGAACAGCACAGGGAGCCGCTCCTTGCCCACCTACTCACCCTtcgccccaccctcccctcccctcccggaAGGATCCATGACCCAGAACGCCTTTATTAGCTCTTTCAGCTCCATTTAACTGCACAAATGGCTTGGTCACAGCTGACTGGTCCCAAATTTgccagtgatttttcttttaatttaccgTGGCTCAGTCCCCTGTAATACAGGTAGAGGAGGCATATTTgttcccaaactcccctcctggGGTTAATCACGCACAGAACAAAACTCCATCTGAGCCACTTAATGATTTCATTTCCACCGGAGGTCTAGAGGAGCTGCGGGGAAAATGCTAATGCAGGTCCTCACTCGCCACACTCCAGGTGTCTGTGCGTGAGAGCGGTCAGCTCCTTACCATTACCTCCAGGTCAGCCCAGCACGTggtctcccttccctcctgagggCACCCTGCTCTTCCAGGTGCATGAAGCTGGAGCCCATGCAAGCTGCCCCTCTCCCCGTGTCCCGTGGCTAGCACACCTGGCTCCTTTCCTTGGGGTCCTCTGGCAGGCTCCACGGGGTTATATTGCACCCACCTGTAGGGTCCCCACCGCCTCCCCTGTCATGATCGTCACCACACTCTGCCTTCCAAACATTCAGAGCCAGGCCCAAATCCCTAAGTGTCCTCCACGCCTTCCCGTATGGTTGACCCTTCACCTAGAAGACCCCTCCTCATTGCCAGAGTCTGGTGAAGCCTCTGCCAGGAAGTCCACTTTCTCTAAAGCAGAGAAGACTACTCCATATCCTCTGTCTCCTGTCTGGTCTCCCACAAGCCTGCACTACTGAGTGCCTGCCAGCCCTCCAGCACCCTGAGCTCCAGGGACGGGACAGAACGCTTGCCTGGGCAGCCCCTCACTCCGGCTTGCAGCTGGGTGGAGCACTCAGGATGTTTTATTCCAGTGAGTCGCCCCCACACAGTGCATGGAAGTGGATGTGAACTAGTCATCATTAAACCAAGATGCTCAAAGGCCTCCCATCTGCTCACGCCTCCCAAGAGGCTGTAAAAACTAAACGCTGCGTCCTGCATAGGCTCTGACTCAAAGTGGAGACTCTGTCACCTTCAGGAAACCTTTTCTTGCATGGAAGTGGCGCCATCTGGTGGTTTCCGGCAAAACTGCCATGCAGTTTAGACTGGAGCAGGTGCTGTCCCTTGGCTGAACTGTGAGCCAGCAGCCCGTGGCTAGGAGGTCTGGCCAGCCGAGTACCACCCCGCACCTTCCCCGGAGTGCAAGGAGGGTCGGGAGGGGCTGCAGAGAGCAGTCCGCGTACCTcatccctcccctccatcccctgCTGAGGTTTGGACTGCGGCCCTGCCTGCAAAGGCCCTCTCAGAGGCCACCCCTCCAGCCTGGCTCTGTCTGTCCGTCCACCTGCTGGACATCACCTGCAAGACCACATCAGGACCCGAACAACCTACCCCCCGAGACCCTGCCTGGGCAGAGCTGCCCCGTCACCAGCTGTCCCCACATCCCCTCATCCCTGCTCTGCAGGTGACACTGtcaccaggtcgcctctgtccTGTCTCAAACCAGTCCCCCTCACCTCCCTGGAGCCCCCTCCtgggctccctgcccccaccctgcacCATAGCCTGGCTGCACGTAACAGTCCCGCACTTCCCATCTCTGCTGGGGTGAGGCCTGGCCCCTCAGCTGCCCCATtgtgccctctccctccccttccatccagcTGGAGAGGCCTTGCTGCACTGCCTCTACGGCACCACACTCCTCTCGGGTCTTGGAGCCCCTGGCCTGACCACTCCTGCTGCAGCTCTtctcagcccctcctccactGCACATGCAggtggagggaggctggggggaACGGTGACAGGGAGGTTAGGGCAGGCGTTCCAGACCACTAGGGACAGCGGGGCAGACGGGAAGGACAGCCCTACCTCTACCCCTGCCCACTCAGCATCTGCTAGTCAaggtcaccaccaccaccgtccACTCCTCACCCCAGCGCACTGCACAGCGGTGTGGCCTGAGACAGCCCGGATCCCAATTCTAGCCTTGTGTCTCATGGCTGGGTGGCACCAGGAaagccacttaacctctctgatcttccagttcttcatctgcaaaatgaggtgattattttaaaataactgaaagtaAATCTGAGTTCTCCTCTCTGATCAGGGCAAGTTCTCATTGAAGACAATACTTCTCCTTTATGGTGGCTGTGAATGTTGTGACTGATACAGTCTAAAACTTGTCTCCCCTGTCAGAATGACCATTCCACCAGGACAGGGACGGGTGTCCTGTTTTCTTCATGTTCCCCAGCCTAGCCCAGGGCCCCCACCGGAAGCAGCTGAGAAAGGGTGCCAGGAGCCAGAAGGCCAGGCTGGGCTCCACACTGCTCAGCCACAAAGTGACTCTGGTCAGTGACCCACCTCTCAGtctcacatgctgctgctaagtcgcttcagtcgtgtccgactctgtgcgaccccatagacggcagcccaccaggctcccccatccctgggattccccaggcaagaacactggagtgggttgccatttccttctccaatgcatgaaagtgaaaagtgaaaatgaagttgctcagtcgtgtccaactcctagtgaccccttggactgcagcccaccaggctcctccgtccatgggattctccaggcaagaggactggagtggggtgccattcagtCTCACATGGTCTCTAATAGCAGAGGATCTACACTGCTTGGGTTAAGTGCATACAGTCCCCAGCACATGGCAGAAGTCAGCAAACACTAGCTGTTATTCTGCTGTGGTGGTGgtctagtcactcagtggtgtccaactcttgtggccccatggagggtaggttcttctgtccatgggatttcccaggcaagaatactggagtgggtagccacttcctcctcaaggggacctagcattgcaggcggattcttcacctactgagtcaccagggaaggtcGTTATTCTACTAGCCACTTGATAAATGCACCAAGGAGATCTCCAGTCTCTGGTCTGTATGTAAAGAGCTTGGAAGTCCTCAACTGTCCtcacaataagaaaaagaaactgcatAAACTAAAGAGCAACAACTCTTTCCAGATCCATCAGAGATCTGAGATCACAGGGCAAACAGCTGACTGAAACTAGGTAAGACAGACAGGTGGACAGAGACTCACAATGCCCCAGAGCAGGACCCCTGGGACCAGGCCAGAAAGCAAGGCTTAACCTGCAGTTGATGAATTATTGGTAACTCACTGTAGACAGGCTTGAAAGTTAACAAGTCCAGCCGGCCAGTCTTAGGGAAACCCCAGCACATTCTGAGTTTTACCTGCAGGAATCCTTCCAGACTCTCACCATGAAGACAAGAGGAGCCTCCCCCAAGTCTCCCAGCAAGAGGAGGCGGAAACAGGCATTTTGAAACATGTCTAGAACATTCTGCTTCCTTAACAAAAGCCTGCTCTCAAGGAAAATGACTTTTCCAGAGGCTACCTGACGGAGGGAAGGAATATTCAACTGTAGCCCCCTCCTGCTTTCCTGCTTCTCCTAAGGGAGGGGCCAGGGAGGAGCTGAGAAATACATATGAAGGTCCCAGGCCAGGGGCACAGAGTAAGGGAGACTGAGACCTCATCAGAGCATTCCAGGAagctcctttgctgccctgctcAGCCCTCACCACATGGGTAGGGCTCCTGTAAAGTGAGAGGGGATTGCAGCTCTAAGAGCTCCAGGCGTCAGGCCCTATATAAGGAAAAATCCTAGGAAAACCCGAAGACAAAAACAAGGACACAAAAGGGAATTCTAGCCTCTGACCCCACAGCTGCCGGAAAGAGTAAACACGTCTGACTCCCGACCAGACAAATAGTAAACCTCACGATGAAGGCCTGTCTACCTCAGATAGCTTACCTGCCTTTCAACAACAAACTACAGGTATGATGAGAAGTGAAACATACATCTGAAGAGACAGTGCAAGCATAGGAACCAGACACATCAGGCGTGGCAGATAAGCTGGAATTATCAGACTGAGAACTCAGAACAACCTTGATAAACAGGCTGAGGGCTCTAGTGGAAAAGGATACCATGCCAGAACAAACGGATAACATAAGCAGGGAGATGGGAACCCCAAGAAAGAATCAGAAGGAAATGCCAGAAATAAGAAACtctgaaacagaaacaaagaacGTCTTTGATGGGCTTACCTGAAGACTACATGTGGACAAGGAAAGAGCTGGTGAGGTTTAAGAAATGTCAACAGGaatttttcaaatggaaaaacaaagagaaaaaaaaaaagaatgaaagagtgaaaagaagtgaaagagaatATCCAAGATCTGGGGGACAATTCCAAGAGGTGCACCGTTTGAGTAATGGGAAACCAGGAGAGgaacaaaaagaacagaaaaaatatttgaagtaacAGCTGAGATTTTTCCAAAACCGATGACAGACCCCAAACAGCAAATCCAGGAAGCTCAGAACACCAAGCAGGATAAATGGCAAAACAGCTACACCTGAACATGTCATACtcaaactgcagaaaatcaaacacacagaaatctcgaCAGCCAGGTTGGAGGGACCTTACATAGAGAGAAGTACGATAAAAATTATATCCAACTTCCCTTCAGAAACCATGCCAGCAAGAACAGAGTGGAGCAAAATATTAGAAGTGTTGATAAGAAAATCTTGACTTCTATATCCTTCAGAATGAAGTGGAAATACTTTCTCAGACAAAGAAAGCTCTTACCAGCAGACCTGTCTTGCAAGAAATGTTAACAGTTcttcagagagaggaagaggatgtAGGTCAGAAACGTGGGTCTGTGTAAGGAAAGGACGCACTCTAGAGAAGGAGTAAAAGTTCACGAAATACTCGAGTGAAGCACACATGTCACACCTCCCCCAGGAAGTCCTCCTGCCGcagcactgctgctaagtcgcttcagtcgtgtccaactctgtgcgaccccatagacagcagcccaccaggctcccccgtccctgggattctccaggcaagaacactggagtgggctgccatttccttctccaatgcatgaaagtgaaaagtgaaagtgaagtcgctcagtcgtgtccgactcttagcgaccccgtggactatagcccaccaggctcctccgtccatgggattttccaggcaagagtaatggagtggggtgccattgccttctgccccCAATACTCCAGGAGCCCCCAGCAAGCCCTGCTTCACACAGTGGCGGGGGCCTGTCACTGTCTCCCCACAAGGCAGCGAGCCTGTGTCCCCAGAGGCAAGCGCATGGCTGTTCAAGATGCGAAGAATGGACGGTAGCAAGGCACTCACACCAGAGGCCGGGGTGGTGGTTAAATAGCACGTCTCTTTATCAGCAGTTCAGCAAGAAGATTCCAGTGCTGCCACTATCATAAGGCAGGGCTCACCCACTGGATCATCACTGCCCAGGTGTGGTTGCTCCTCAGGTCAAGGTGGGTGGACATCCTTCCAACACAGGCTGCTCCTTGATCCTGAAGGACACCTACCTGGAAAGAGGGAAATGCCCAGGGGCACATGGAAATGTGGGAAGGGCGGCGGACGAGGCTGGCAATGCCTCCTGAGCCCACTGCGCTCCGCGTTCACAGAGCAGGATTCAGGAGCGGGGAGGCCCATGGGGAGGACAGCCATTGTGTCGGGTAGAGCTGAGCCGGGAGCCTGACTCCAGAGGCCCCTGCGGGCCTTCACTCCTCGTCCCTACTGGCATTAGCAAACCACTGACACTGCACTTGCCACGTGCAGGATGCCATGGTCCACGAGGAATGTCCTCaagtcaggaaactgaggcactgggcATGAAGCAAGTGCCCATGCCAGACCCAGACGAAAGCCAGTGTCTGCCCCCCAGGGCAGCTTTATCTCTGCCTCTGCACCAGCATGCCCTCCTCCTATGGTCACTTGGGTCggatgagaaacctagacagagtgCCCTGTGCAGGAGCTAGCATAGATTAAGGGCTCAATAAATGCCAACATACACCTCCATGGCCCTCCTCTAAGCATGCTGGTGGTCACCCCATCAGCCCCCGCCTGGCAGGGGTGCAGCAACCTTTTCTGGACAGATGGCTCCTGGAGAGGCATTGCCAGTCAATGACCCACCACCATCCAGAGCCGCACAAGCAACCACTGCCATGACCACTGGTACCCACCACATGCAGGCCAAGAGGTCATGTGACCCAAAGTCATGGCCCTAATCAGTGGATGAGCCAAAACCGGTGCACCCTTGCTCCCACTCtggggctgtgtgaccttgtgacTCGAAGTGGGGCCAGCAGACCAGCCACGGCCATGCTCAGGAGTGCTAGCAACTCAGAACTGCAGGTCCCACCTTGGCCTTGACTACAAGGCCCTGAGACCCCTGGGCCTGTGGGCAATGGAAGAGCAATGGTCTGTGACACCAGTGAAAAGTCAGAGACACAAATCTGACCTAGACTCTAAGCTCTTCCAGAAATCTGAGAGGCATGGCAGGAGCCTCAGGCAGCTGCCTTCTCCCTGACCCCACTGGCCCCGGAGCAACCCCTTGCTGGTATTCTCAAGCCCCCACCCAACCTGGGAGCCGTCCtctcggccccgcccctcccctgtcGGCTCTCCCACCTGCTGCTCTCAGCATTCGGAGTAGGAATTTCTGTTGCGAAGCTCCTGAGAGATCTCATCTGAAAGATGGCATATGCtgcaggggacagaggagaggagaggcaaGGGAGACGGAAGGGCAGCAAAGGCCCCCAGAGCACAGACCACAGCAGCCCCCCAGACCATGGCAGCCCGAGCCTGGGCCCTGGAGCTGAGTCCTGGGAAGAGGCGCTCAGTCCAGAAGGATCCCAGGCTTAGCCAGGCCCAGGGTTGAGGTGGAGGGAGACCCACAGAGACCAGAAGCCCCCTACCCACCTGCCCCCAGTTAGGACACAAATCACCTCGTTCCTAATGCTTACCTTCGTCTCACCTGCTCTATCCTATCTCGCATGGCTTCGTTTCTTGCCTCGCTCGGCACTTGGAAGATACGGGTATGGCTGCAAAACATCGTCAAGCACTGGGATCCCCGGGCTCCTTTTCCACTAACCAGTCACTGTGGAACCGCCAGAGGTGGAATCCCGTGGACCACAGTTCTGACTGTCCCGATGAGCTTTACAGCTGGTCCTCCACCCTCCTTGTATCAGTACCAAGAAGCGTCCTTTTTACTAACCAAATACCCCTGAACCCCCCAGCAATCCCAGGCAGGTAGTAAATGTTCCTAAGAAGAGTCAAGGAGACAGAGAAGTTAAGCGGCTTTGCCAGAGTTACACAGTGGGTCAGAGGTCTTGAAGCTGAGGATTTGCCCCTTCTGAATTTCTCTCCCGCTCCCCTGCCAGCTCTATATGATCAGCATTGCGCATATTCACCATGGTTCAGAGATCCTGCCAGAGCCTTCTTTCACAGAGAGGCTGCAGGCTCCTCTTTGATGCTGTTTTTGTCTTATTTCACCGTCTGGATTTGCCTTCCTCACCACCATCTACTTTGCGCCCTTCCCAACTCCACACCCCCACAGACCCTCACAGACCCTCCACTCCAGCAAAAGCAGCTTGCCCACTGGCGCCCCATTCCTGTGCCCTTTAGATtcccccattcttttttttttattggaggctaattactttgaaatattgtggtttttgccatacattgacaggaatcagccacgggtgcacatgtgtcccccatcttgaacccccccttcccacctccctccccatcccatccctctgggtggtcccagtgcaccagctttgagtgccctgcttcatgcatcgaacttggattggtgatctatttcacatatggtcatatacatgtttcaatgctattctctcaaatcatcccaccctcgccctctcccacagagtccaaaagcctgttctttacatctgtgtctcttttgtggaCTCCCCATTCTCGACAGTGCCTTCTGGGTCAGCTTTGTTCTAgatttagggttttctgtgtgaACTCAGTGTTGATACTGCTTATAAGGACCACAATCCAAATGTGCTCTGAAATACGGCTCAGACACAATAAAGCTGGCCAGtgcccagggagagagagagaggacagagggGGTAGGGGACAGAAGGATGGATGCTCTGAGAAGAAGGAGCCACAGGGGCCAGATGGGGCCAAGTTGCCAGGCTCTTGCCCTTGTGGGAGGCCTCACCTGGCCCCTGTGTGTCCAGTCCCTGCCCAGACACGTGTGGGTCAGCCCAGATGACCAGCCCAGCAAAGCCGAGTGGCACAGCCCTGCACTGTACCCTCACAGGTGATTCTGGTGGAGTCCTCAACATGTCCTTCAGTGCTCAGAGGTTTCTCCACCCACGTCCTGTGTAGCCTTTCAAATGGGGGCTTCGTTTATGCTGTTCTGTCTTCCAGAAAGCCTAGCAAGCATCAGGTGGCCGATACACACCTGTCACATATGTGCACATTCAGCGGTGCTTAATAAAGGGATATGCAACCCTGACCACATACTTAATAAAACTGAGAGGATCAGAGGAGGAACCAGGCTGTGTTTACTGGTTTAAAATCTCCACAGAACACCCAGAGTGGAAAACATCTATGTGGATAATTGACTGATTCCTGTCCCATGTCTCCAGAGCTTTAACCTACTTACACTATGCAGCCAAGGTCTAAAAACCCCAGAGGATGATGTTCATATTATCCAAACCAAGGAAAGACAGCAGCCAGAGCTGGTGGCACGGCCAGGCCGGGAGCGGACAAGCATCCCACGTGGAGGGCAGTGGCTGGGGGGCAGTTATCAATGCTCATGATTTGAGCTACCTTGGCAGGTTTCCCTCCCTTTCTTGGGGAGGTCTCAAATTAGACCCTTCCTCTTAACACAGTTCTTGACCATCTGAATCCTCTTTTAAAATGCTAATGCCACTAGAAGGGGCAAACACAGGAAAACAGCATCCTGATGGATCGGACACAAAAACACATTTCTTGAGAATTGTATCTTTCTTGATAGGAGAGAGCAAAGTTGGCAATGGGGGCAcaggaaggaagctgagtgcagaGATGAGGGGGGAAGGCCAGTGGAATGCCACAAGGATTCTCCTGTGAGAGGAGGCCCAAGTGAACACGCACCCCAGAAGGAAACAGGGAAGTGTGTGCCGAGGGGGTGAGCCCGTTCCAGGCCCCAGGCTCCCTtgcctggagtcttagcctctgcaGAGCAGGAAGGTGGGGAGCCAGGAAGGTGGCCATGGCCTGTGCAGCTGCGTGGAGCTCAGAACTCCAGCCTCGGCCTGAGAAACTTCCTCTCACCTCTGGCCAACAGGAGggtttcagcttctgcattttaagagcttgttttctttttgctctttaaAGTGCAGCCACTTCTGAACAAATCAAGTGCAAAAATAACAGAAGTCTAAAATGTATTCAGAAGCAGTTAAGAGATGGTAAGCAAGCCATTTTCCAACCCCTCCAGTTATTTCAAAATTTAGGGATGAAGTGGGCTTTGAAGACAGCAAAAACAATCCCTTAAGACCCCAAAGGCAGAATGCAAAACTTCTCAGCCAAAGGAGTCAACACCTCTAGAGAAGGGCAGCCTTGGGTTTGTGTTAGCCAGGAATCCCGGAGAGGGCGCTCATGCCTTCTCTGCTTCGCCCGCCCTACAGTCTGGCTCCGGGAAAAGAGATGCTTTACCTCCATCTTATGAACTGGATTCTTGTTCTCTCCTCCAGGACCTCTTGACTCTGGTTTGCTAACAAACCAGACTTTGAGAGGTGGTGCTTCACCTAGGAAATCCAGTGGCATCCAGTGGTTACTGCCCAGCAAGGACTCCATGGCCAGGGTACAGCCCAGCCTGGACAAGCTCCGCCCACTAGCCCAGGACCCTTGCGTTAGGCCAGCCTCCCCTTTCCCCCCGCCAGTCCCCCAGGATGGGCGGCTAACAGGCTCCATTACCACATCTCTAGTCACATGTACATCTTGGCCTTGCATGGGAGGGAAGTTGGTGGACATCTTCTCCTTTATCTCCTGGGAAGCCTCTTCTTCAGTCTGAAAGGTGAGTGATTTCCTTCAGAGGATGATTTCCTTCACTCGTCTGGTCCCCagtccccctcctcttccttttcctttttattcttcccTATCATACCATACACATGCATATCCCTACACATGCGCTATTGCACATTCTGACACTAAGCCATCTGCTGCTACCTTCCCGTGGAATTCCAGGGACTCGGTAAGTCATGGGTCCTAACCCAAGGTCCTTCTGAGAAATCCTGCAGTAGGGGCCACCCATCTGAACCCCCTCCACTCCACGCTTGAGAAGCAGGGTGGGGCCGGTGGTGACACCGGAGCATCTCTGGTGAGGAGACAGACTGGGTGCTCCCAAACGTGTGATGAATCAGACGCAGCTCCAGGCAGGCTGGTGGGCAATGAACTTGGGTTTCCTGGTTCTGTGGAGAGAGAAGTCCAGCTCTCTACAATCTGGGCTACCCTGAGTCCCAGAGGAAACTTACTTTTTTCAACCAGTGCTGTACTACAGACACAGCCTCAGTCTCCGTAACTTCCACATCCTGCAACAAAGTCGTAAATCAATGCCCTCAGAATACGGAGAGACCCACCTCTGCTCCACTATCCACATCCAACATGAACTCTCCTCTCCGGAAGTGCCAGGGCTCAGAGCACAGATGGTACCTGAGATACTCTCCACCTAGCCATCACCAGCCCCACTCACCGAGCTGACTTTGGGTGGGAAGGGGAGCCCGGCACCTTTCCGAGCAAGGATGTACACAATCCATGTTGTGATTATCATCTCTGCACTTATGCCAGGCCTCCTTCGTGGCTCCCTCCTTCCATTGAAGCAGCCTGAGAACTCCCCCAGCACAAGGAGGTCCCTGGAGGGTGGTGCCTACCTGATTGGCTGGCCAGTGATGATGTGACAATGACCTCCTTTAATTCCCAGGCTCAGAGTGGGGACAGAAAACAAAGGTCTGGAAGTGTCCACCTTGGAGATGGCTATGGCTCAGAAATGGAGAGGCGGGTATGGGCACTCAGGATGTGAGCCTGAGGAAGGTACAAGGGGCAGTTACTGAATCATAGACAGAAATTATGAGGGATGGGGAAGACTTCTGGCTGGTCACCCAGTCTTGAGCAATGCTGAAGCAGAAAGAGATTTGTGGCAAAACAACCTGGGCCCTCTAGACATTTGTTCAAACCCTGCCATAGGCATTTCTTATCCTTACTCTTACAAACTGGGGGAGAAAGGGCTTATCCACCCAGAAAATGTCAAAAGATGGGAGAGCACACCCCTCAACAAGGACATTACCTTTATTTCTGTGTCTACTTTGTTTACACAAGTGATTCAGATcacaaaaaaataagcaataagaGGAATAGGGTATGAAAGTGCCAATTCTTGTGAAGGACATTTCCTGACTTTACCAAGTCACCCACAGTAGACTGGCTATGTAGAAGGTTAGTCAAGTGGAAATGAAAGAGGAATCCTGTTACAATGCAGAGCTGGGGGCAAACACTGACGGGCTCAGATCGCTGTGATTCCCACCGAGAACCTTCACTAGGGAAGTGAAGTTCAGAATAGCCTAAAGCAAATGTTTAGCTGCTCTCAAAAGTAGTTGTAGCCTAACCCTAAGACTATTCTCAAGGCCTCAGAAATGAGGGTTGTCATCCTGTCTCTACCACTAACTTGTCATATGATCTTGACCCAATCATTAGTCCCTGTGGACGCAATTTCTTTGTCTTCACAATGAATACAATG from Bos indicus x Bos taurus breed Angus x Brahman F1 hybrid chromosome 29, Bos_hybrid_MaternalHap_v2.0, whole genome shotgun sequence carries:
- the SPATA19 gene encoding spermatogenesis-associated protein 19, mitochondrial, with product MIITTWIVYILARKGAGLPFPPKVSSDVEVTETEAVSVVQHWLKKTEEEASQEIKEKMSTNFPPMQGQDVHVTRDVVKHHLSKSGLLANQSQEVLEERTRIQFIRWSHTRIFQVPSEARNEAMRDRIEQVRRSICHLSDEISQELRNRNSYSEC